In Gadus chalcogrammus isolate NIFS_2021 chromosome 1, NIFS_Gcha_1.0, whole genome shotgun sequence, one DNA window encodes the following:
- the LOC130381432 gene encoding protein phosphatase 1 regulatory subunit 3A-like, with the protein MSFLTIPSEDGLFTTVKAGKSAEDGDSSTTCPADDDDEEEDDDEDDGSEEVNFIPRCSPIPRKRGQSIFDEADEYMRIQLSLPAARRRVAFADTTGGDLVDVREFVAFDSDEEEDPRYEAEAAHAREPTYRIHTEFHVATRSALAEAVQTHKVEVEMLSPIENEPLAFSGIVRVLNISYHKAVYIRSTMDHWATYFDHPAEYIQESSDGETDAFCFKLSFASPYDTHGSSIEFVVRYETSDGDFWANNSQLNYVVTLLVSYEDNLTPVNTDTKQELRGILKASKFYSMDNDGQHMDEEDLSTSSQPQHVGPKPVCPVIIHPEIDLELIEASAAV; encoded by the exons ATGTCGTTCTTAACTATTCCAAGTGAAGATGGTCTTTTCACCACTGTGAAAGCAGGTAAATCTGCCGAAGATGGAGACAGTAGCACTACGTGTCCagcggatgatgatgatgaggaggaggatgacgacgAAGACGATGGCAGCGAGGAAGTTAATTTCATCCCGAGATGCTCTCCTATCCCAAGGAAGCGCGGCCAATCGATATTTGATGAGGCGGACGAGTATATGCGTATACAGTTGTCTCTGCCTGCAGCCAGGAGAAGGGTAGCGTTCGCTGACACAACAGGTGGGGATCTGGTCGATGTAAGGGAATTTGTTGCCTTCGATTCTGATGAAGAAGAGGACCCAAGGTATGAAGCGGAGGCTGCACATGCAAGAGAGCCCACCtaccgcatacacacagaatTCCACGTGGCAACGAGAAGTGCCCTGGCAGAGGCTGTTCAAACACACAAGGTGGAAGTTGAAATGCTGTCCCCCATAGAGAACGAACCCCTTGCCTTCAGTGGGATCGTACGAGTGCTCAACATCTCCTACCATAAAGCGGTGTACATCAGGTCCACCATGGACCACTGGGCCACCTACTTCGATCATCCAGCTGAATATATCCAGGAGTCAAGTGATGGAGAGACTGATGCGTTCTGTTTCAAGTTGTCCTTCGCCTCACCTTATGACACCCATGGTTCCAGCATTGAGTTTGTTGTTCGCTATGAAACCTCTGATGGGGACTTCTGGGCCAACAACTCACAGTTGAATTATGTGGTTACCCTCTTAGTGTCTTACGAAGATAATTTAACTCCAGTAAACACTGACACAAAACAAGAATTACGAGGGATCCTGAAAGCCTCTAAGTTTTACAG tATGGACAACGATGGACAACATATGGATGAAG AGGACCTGAGCACCTCCTCCCAACCACAGCATGTCGGGCCTAAACCTGTTTGCCCAGTTATCATTCATCCAGAGATCGATTTAGAG CTCATAGAAGCTTCTGCAGCGGTTTAG
- the LOC130381416 gene encoding sodium-coupled neutral amino acid transporter 3-like, whose protein sequence is MELQKMNGHEFDGLESVAEHDEFLPKKDGLPKKENRFTDFEGKTSFGMSIFNLSNAIMGSGILGLAFAMSNTGIVLFIILLCAIAVLSAYSIHLLLKSAGVVGIRAYEQLGNRAFGQPGKVVAASIITVHNIGAMSSYLFIVKSELPLVIQAFLGQKGNTGEWFLEGNYLIMIVSATLILPLSLMRRLGYLGYTSGFSLSCMVFFLISVIYKKFNIPCPLPGYGNNMTESLIAPVNQTGLMDDDFCLAKFFTYNSQTAYTIPILAFAFVCHPEVLPIYTELRDANKKRMQRVANISILAMFVMYLLTALFGYLTFYMGVEPELLHTYSLVDPLDVLFLCVRLAVLVAVTLTVPVVLFPIRRAIIQIVCPDKPFHWARHIAIAVVLLVIVNLLVILVPSIRDIFGLIGATSAPSLIFILPGIFYIRIIPEEQEPLLSWKKILAACFAALGFILMIMSLTFIITDWVSGVVHSGGGH, encoded by the exons ATGGAGCTTCAGAAGATGAATGGACACGA ATTTGATGGCCTGGAGTCAGTGGCTGAACATGATGAGTTTTTGCCTAAGAAAGATGGTCTCcctaaaaaagaaaacagattCACAGAC TTTGAAGGGAAGACCTCCTTTGGAATGTCCATCTTCAACCTCAGCAATGCCATCATGGGCAGCGGGATCCTGGGACTGGCTTTTGCCATGTCCAACACTGGAATCGTTCTTTTTAT AATTCTGCTGTGCGCCATTGCTGTCCTGTCTGCCTATTCCATCCATCTGCTGCTGAAAAGCGCTGGAGTTGTCG GAATCCGGGCGTACGAGCAGCTTGGGAACCGAGCATTCGGTCAGCCAGGCAAAGTGGTGGCCGCCTCTATTATCACCGTCCACAACATCGGAG CCATGTCCAGCTACCTGTTCATTGTGAAGTCTGAGCTGCCGTTGGTCATCCAGGCATTCCTGGGCCAAAAAGGGAACACAGG AGAATGGTTCCTGGAAGGAAACTACCTGATCATGATAGTTAGCGCCACCCTCATTCTCCCTCTATCGCTCATGAGACGCCTCG GTTACCTCGGCTACACaagtggcttctctctctcctgcatggTCTTCTTCCTCATCTCG GTCATCTACAAGAAGTTCAACATCCCTTGTCCCCTGCCTGGGTATGGTAACAACATGACTGAATCGCTCATTGCTCCTGTTAACCAAACGGGCTTGATGGACGACGACTTCTGTCTGGCCAAGTTCTTCACCTACAACTCCCAG aCGGCGTACACCATCCCCATCCTGGCCTTTGCTTTTGTCTGTCACCCGGAGGTGCTGCCCATCTACACAGAGCTCAGAGA TGCTAACAAGAAGCGGATGCAGAGAGTGGCCAACATCTCCATCCTGGCCATGTTCGTCATGTACCTGCTCACCGCGCTGTTCGGCTACCTCACCTTTTATA TGGGCGTGGAGCCGGAGCTCCTGCACACCTACAGCCTGGTGGACCCCCTGGACGTGCTCTTCCTGTGCGTGCGTCTGGCCGTGCTGGTGGCCGTCACTCTCACCGTCCCCGTGGTCCTGTTCCcg ATCCGCAGGGCGATCATCCAGATCGTCTGCCCGGACAAGCCCTTCCACTGGGCGCGGCACATCGCCATCGCCGTGGTGCTGCTGGTCATCGTCAACCTGCTGGTCATCCTGGTGCCCTCCATACGCGACATCTTCGGCCTCATCG gagccACCTCGGCCCCCAGCCTCATCTTCATCCTGCCGGGGATCTTCTACATCCGGATAATTCCTGAAGAGCAGGAGCCTTTGCTGTCCTGGAAAAAGATTCTG GCGGCGTGCTTTGCTGCGCTGGGATTCATCCTCATGATAATGAGCCTGACCTTCATCATCACTGACTGGGTGTCTGGAGTCGTCCACAGCGGAGGTGGTCACTAG
- the wasb gene encoding WASP actin nucleation promoting factor b, whose product MTRGSRSAREGTHSSLLTLEENGKMEELLGRRCTAMATAVVQLYMALPHSPSVWTLQHTGVVRFVKDNPQRSYFIRVFDLKAGVQFWEQELYSQFVYSCPRPYFHTFPADDCQVGLSFASTQEAEIFQRVVEDKINQRNNRREKTQQPQSSNGRSLPPPPTNKGFSMATVDIQNQDVQSSHFRSMPGPVASFSTSKKGKKEKKGKNKGSKLTKRDIGAPSGFTHVSHVGWDPNTMDPDLVKLLASAGIGEAEMKDEETSELIFNIIQQSGGMEAVKMEVNRAGPPPPPQHGRQGPLPPPPGSSPSSSFPTRPPTRRSGPLPPVPGQSPQRGGGPPPPPPPHGGPAPPHGGPAPPHGGPPPPPPPTSRGGGGGGHPPPPPPQFRSPAYPPPPSKLDAPHQQHFPPPPPHMSSHGPAPPPPPPPAHSFAGPPPPHLAPAAAHLGGPPPPPPPPAAKPLQDDQDFHAPPPPFPGGPAARLGGGGGGGGGGGGGGGHEPEVTDGRDSLLSQIRLGRKLKNVTEYPETATPASAGEGEGIVGALMMVMQKRRKTIHSSDEDDGDCADDDDDDDDWDD is encoded by the exons ATGACCCGGGGATCCAGGAGCGCTAGGGAGGGCACCCACAGCTCCCTGCTGACCCTGGAGGAGAACGGGAAGATGGAGGAACTCCTGGGAAGAAGGTGTACT gctatgGCCACCGCGGTGGTCCAGCTGTACATGGCCCTGCCTCACAGCCCGTCGGTGTGGACCCTGCAGCACACGGGGGTGGTCCGCTTCGTGAAGGACAACCCCCAGAGGTCCTACTTCATACGCGTGTTCGACCTGAAG GCTGGAGTTCAGTTCTGGGAGCAGGAGCTCTACTCGCAGTTTGTTTACAGCTGTCCTCGGCCGTACTTCCACACATTCCCAGCTGAT GATTGCCAAGTGGGGCTCAGCTTTGCCAGTACGCAAGAAGCGGAAATCTTCCAACGTGTCGTAGAGGACAAGATTAACCAAAGAAATAACCGTCGAG AAAAGACACAACAACCTCAGTCTTCCAATG GCCGAAGTTTGCCTCCACCACCGACAAACAAag GTTTTTCCATGGCTACGGTGGACATCCAAAACCAGGACGTTCAGTCCTCTCACTTCCGCTCCATGCCCGGGCCGgtcgcctccttctccaccagcaagaaagggaagaaggagaagaaaggaaaaaacaagGGCTCCAAACTCACCAAGCGCGACATAGGAGCGCCTAGCGGCTTCAC CCATGTGAGCCACGTGGGCTGGGACCCCAACACCATGGACCCGGACCTGGTGAAGCTGCTGGCCAGCGCGGGGATCGGCGAGGCGGAGATGAAGGACGAGGAGACCTCCGAGCTCATCTTCAACATCATCCAGCAGTCGGGGGGCATGGAGGCCGTGAAGATGGAGGTCAACAGAG ccggcccccctccccctccccaacatGGCCGTCAGGGCCCTCTCCCGCCTCCGccgggctcctccccctcctcttctttcccgACCCGGCCGCCCACGCGCCGCTCTGGCCCCCTGCCCCCCGTCCCGGGCCAATCCCCCCAGCGCGGGGGGGGccccccaccgccgcccccTCCTCACGGGGGTCCAGCGCCTCCTCACGGGGGTCCAGCGCCTCCTCACGGGGgtccaccgcctccaccgccgcccACCAGCCGgggcggcggtggaggcggtcacccaccaccgccccctcccCAGTTCAGGTCCCCCGcgtaccccccgcccccctccaagCTCGACGCCCCGCACCAGCAGCATttcccgccgccgcctccccaTATGTCGTCCcatggccccgcccctccacctcctcctcctcctgctcactcGTTcgcgggacccccccccccccacctcgcccCGGCAGCCGCTCATCTCGGTGGCccacctcccccgcccccaccaccggCAGCAAAGCCTCTGCAGGACGACCAAGACTTCCACGCCCCCCCTCCGCCCTTCCCTGGGGGTCCAGCGGCCAGgctaggtggaggaggaggaggaggaggaggaggaggaggaggaggaggacacgaGCCTGAGGTCACGGACGGACGTGACTCCCTGCTCAGCCAGATCCGTCTGGGGAGGAAGCTGAAGAAT GTGACGGAGTACCCTGAGACCGCTACGCCCGCATCGGCGGGTGAAGGGGAGGGCATCGTGGGAGCGCTGATGATGGTCAtgcagaagaggaggaaaaccaTTCACTCCTCTg ATGAGGATGATGGAGACTGTgccgatgatgacgatgacgacgatgatTGGGACGATTGA
- the LOC130390918 gene encoding DNA-(apurinic or apyrimidinic site) endonuclease 2-like: protein MKLVTWNINGIRAYKGGIKKALQSLNADIICLQETKVTRDLLDERTAVVEGYNSYFSFSRGRSGYSGVATYCKDSVAPFAAEEGLTGLLTNHEGAVGCYGDPMEFCDDELQLLDNEGRAVITQHQYMCKNQIQKVTVVNVYCPRADPEKPERKQFKLQFYKLLQSRAEAILKAGSHVIILGDVNTSHRTIDHCDPSDLDNFDEHPGRKWLNVFLRAESKSESGRENEGSSTDDVLNNGGKFIDTFRYFHPERTHAFTCWNTLTGARQTNYGTRIDYIFADVQLAKEQFTAADILPEVEGSDHCPVWAKLCCTLLASPKLPALCTRYLPEFAGKQQKLSHFLVKVDPKSMRTESRDSLPSSQEAGEKRENLKPLGAAESGLGKKRPLAPGSGTPKRKKSNVTKTSAKLPPPQGSLLAFFKPKASGGAPILKASEASSAADPNPLPRSQKSQMVQLNHTKVVNGVCDSSTMHTSSRPLEESTGETLRETKAEQRIAESTVAPKGPKGASLGFWKSVLHGPPPAPPCKVHRETSVLRTVKKEGPNLGRQFFVCARPQGHASNPEARCNFFAWVDMGK, encoded by the exons ATGAAGCTCGTCACTTGGAATATCAATGGGATACGAGCTTACAAAGGCGGGATCAAGAAAGCCCTCCAATCATTGAACGCAGATATAATCTGTCTGCAAGAAACTAAAGTGACAA GAGACCTGCTTGATGAAAGAACCGCTGTTGTTGAGGGCTACAACTCTTATTTCAGCTTCAGTCGTGGGCGCAGTGGCTATTCAG GGGTTGCTACTTACTGCAAAGACTCTGTTGCTCCGTTTGCTGCTGAGGAAGGTCTCACTGGTTTGCTGACTAACCATGAAGGGGCCGTTGGATGTTACGGGGACCCTATGGAGTTCTGTGATGACGAGTTGCAACTTCTGGATAATGAAGGACGAGCTGTTATTACACAGCATCAATACAT GTGCAAAAACCAGATACAGAAGGTTACTGTAGTGAATGTTTACTGCCCACGTGCTGATCCTGAGAAGCCGGAACGTAAACAGTTCAAATTGCAGTTCTACAAGTTGCTTCAGAGTCGGGCTGAAGCCATATTGAAGGCTGGAAG CCATGTCATCATCTTAGGAGACGTGAACACATCTCACAGAACCATTGACCACTGTGACCCCAGTGACCTT GATAACTTTGATGAGCACCCTGGAAGAAAATGGCTGAACGTTTTTTTAAGGGCTGAAAGTAAAAGCGAGTcggggagagagaacgagggatcGTCCACAGATGACGTCCTCAACAACGGCGGGAAATTCATCGATACCTTCCGCTATTTCCATCCGGAGCGCACACATGCCTTCACCTGTTGGAACACGCTCACCGGGGCCCGGCAGACCAATTACGGCACTCGCATTGACTATATATTCGCCGACGTCCAGCTGGCCAAAGAGCAGTTTACAGCAGCGGACATCCTGCCAGAGGTGGAAGGCTCAGACCACTGCCCCGTGTGGGCGAAACTCTGCTGCACACTTTTGGCCAGCCCCAAACTTCCTGCTCTCTGCACCCGCTACCTGCCAGAGTTTGCAGGCAAGCAGCAGAAACTCTCTCACTTTCTGGTGAAGGTGGACCCGAAGTCCATGAGAACTGAGTCCAGGGATTCGCTACCCAGTTCTCAGGAGGCCGGGGAGAAGCGGGAGAATTTAAAGCCGCTAGGAGCAGCGGAGAGCGGTTTGGGAAAGAAAAGGCCTTTGGCACCGGGGTCTGGGACCCCGAAACGGAAGAAGAGCAACGTGACCAAGACCTCAGCCAAGCTGCCACCCCCACAGGGCAGCCTGCTCGCCTTCTTCAAACCCAAGGCTTCGGGTGGAGCTCCGATTCTGAAGGCATCAGAAGCATCCAGCGCGGCTGACCCAAACCCACTTCCCCGATCACAAAAATCACAAATGGTCCAACTCAACCACACCAAAGTGGTCAACGGTGTCTGTGACTCCTCCACGATGCACACCTCCAGCCGCCCTCTAGAGGAGAGTACCGGAGAGACGCTGAGAGAAACCAAGGCCGAACAGCGGATTGCAGAATCCACAGTGGCTCCTAAAGGGCCAAAGGGAGCTTCGCTGGGGTTCTGGAAGTCCGTTCTTCATGGGCCTCCGCCAGCCCCCCCGTGCAAGGTCCACAGAGAGACTAGTGTACTGCGCACCGTCAAGAAGGAAGGACCTAATTTGGGCAGACAGTTTTTCGTTTGTGCCCGACCACAGGGACATGCCTCCAATCCCGAAGCTCGATGTAACTTCTTTGCGTGGGTTGACATGGGGAAGTAG